In a single window of the Campylobacter hyointestinalis subsp. lawsonii genome:
- a CDS encoding efflux RND transporter periplasmic adaptor subunit, with the protein MNKLYKLGILAISLIVTGCSNANEKNANNASQMPTLPVGVIEVSQGTIPITLEFSGQTTSYMDVILRAKVTGTIEEQFFKAGASVKKGDKLYLIDQAKYKAAYDTALANLKVSEANYKNASTDFERSKKLYEQNAISQKEYDASKAAYESANATVLASKANLQTAKIDLDYSVVTAPFSGVLGDTLKDVGSYVSPSDGELVRLTKLDPIFVQFAISDIDKLNIAQKLQDKEWEQLNSLVTMKYEGTTYNGTLSFIDNVIDETSGTVNAKAKFDNNNTAIRPGAFTKVNVYGFYQKNGFKIPQVAILQDLVNPFVYTVQDGKVAKNPIKIVSQDATSAIISSGLKQGDQLIVDNFKKIKVGQPVKPVPMDKGGK; encoded by the coding sequence ATGAATAAACTTTATAAACTAGGTATTTTAGCCATCTCGCTTATAGTAACTGGTTGTTCTAATGCGAATGAAAAAAATGCGAACAACGCCTCACAGATGCCTACTCTTCCTGTAGGAGTTATCGAAGTTAGTCAAGGCACTATACCTATCACGCTTGAATTTAGCGGACAGACAACGAGCTATATGGACGTGATCCTAAGAGCTAAGGTTACTGGAACTATAGAAGAGCAGTTTTTTAAAGCTGGAGCTAGCGTAAAAAAAGGAGATAAACTATATCTTATAGATCAAGCAAAATACAAAGCCGCCTATGACACCGCTTTAGCAAATTTAAAAGTATCTGAGGCAAACTATAAAAATGCTAGCACCGATTTTGAAAGATCAAAAAAGCTTTACGAGCAAAATGCTATCTCACAAAAAGAATATGACGCTTCTAAAGCAGCTTATGAATCAGCAAACGCAACAGTTTTAGCATCTAAAGCGAATCTTCAAACCGCAAAAATCGACCTTGATTACTCAGTAGTAACAGCTCCGTTTTCTGGGGTACTTGGTGATACTCTAAAAGACGTTGGATCTTACGTAAGTCCAAGTGATGGTGAGCTTGTTCGCTTAACAAAGTTAGATCCTATATTTGTGCAGTTTGCCATTTCAGATATCGATAAACTAAATATCGCACAAAAACTTCAAGACAAAGAGTGGGAACAGCTAAATTCTTTAGTCACTATGAAATACGAAGGAACTACTTATAACGGAACTCTTAGTTTTATCGACAATGTCATAGATGAAACAAGCGGAACCGTAAATGCTAAAGCAAAATTTGATAATAACAATACAGCAATAAGACCAGGAGCATTTACAAAAGTCAATGTTTATGGATTTTACCAAAAAAACGGCTTTAAAATTCCACAAGTCGCCATATTACAAGATCTTGTAAATCCATTTGTTTATACAGTTCAAGACGGAAAAGTCGCTAAAAATCCTATCAAGATCGTATCTCAAGATGCCACAAGTGCGATTATCTCAAGCGGTTTGAAACAAGGCGATCAACTCATAGTAGATAACTTTAAAAAGATAAAAGTAGGACAGCCAGTCAAACCAGTCCCAATGGATAAAGGCGGTAAATAA
- a CDS encoding DASS family sodium-coupled anion symporter, giving the protein MQKSFYIKLLAPFLLGIFVFLSPRIWGVEAPDGLSINAWLYFSIFVSLTLGLILEPVSPALISLVAVTIAVVFKVGPVKSGDINANISSAASINWGLSGFSNSVVWLIFAAFTIGLGFSKTGLGKRLALYIVSKLGRSTLGLGYAIAIVDGILAPFIPSNAARSGGTVYPIVNSIAPMFDSSPQNNPRKIGAYLVWIGVSASCVTSSLFLTGQAPNPLALSIISKNGIGVVDWLGWFIAIAPIGIFLFILTPLITYFIYPPEVKGSKDIANWAKNEYENLGAITKAEIYMICIAIIGLILWVGSSFFKINATTTALIMLVLMTAAKTITWNDFLSNKQAWNTFVWFGTLVTMAAGLKNVGFLDYLAKNLGSNLVNIEPNFALILLVIFFSLLRYFFASGTAYVTATVAIFVTIANAIPGLDPALTMLVLCLPMGFMGILTPYGTGCSPLWFGSHFILGPKFFALGAIFGAIYLLIFIVLGIPWVKFIFSTLNLG; this is encoded by the coding sequence ATGCAAAAAAGTTTTTATATCAAACTTTTAGCGCCATTTTTACTTGGTATTTTTGTGTTTTTATCGCCACGAATTTGGGGTGTAGAAGCACCTGATGGCTTAAGTATTAATGCTTGGCTTTACTTTTCTATCTTTGTATCTCTCACTTTAGGATTGATTTTAGAACCTGTTTCACCAGCTCTTATAAGCCTTGTAGCTGTTACAATCGCAGTTGTTTTTAAAGTAGGTCCGGTAAAATCTGGAGATATTAACGCAAATATAAGCTCTGCTGCTTCTATAAATTGGGGATTAAGCGGTTTTTCAAATTCTGTTGTATGGCTAATTTTTGCAGCATTTACTATAGGTCTTGGTTTTTCAAAAACCGGACTTGGCAAACGCCTTGCTTTATATATAGTTTCTAAACTAGGCAGATCCACACTTGGACTAGGTTATGCTATAGCTATTGTTGATGGTATTTTAGCACCATTTATTCCTAGTAATGCAGCAAGAAGCGGTGGAACTGTTTATCCGATAGTTAATTCTATAGCTCCTATGTTTGATAGCTCGCCTCAAAACAATCCACGAAAAATTGGAGCATATCTAGTTTGGATAGGTGTAAGCGCATCTTGTGTTACTTCTTCGCTATTTTTAACAGGTCAAGCTCCAAATCCATTAGCGCTATCTATTATTTCTAAAAATGGTATAGGCGTTGTTGATTGGCTAGGTTGGTTTATAGCGATTGCACCAATTGGAATATTTCTTTTTATTTTAACACCACTAATAACATACTTTATCTATCCACCAGAGGTAAAAGGCTCAAAGGATATTGCAAACTGGGCTAAAAATGAGTATGAAAATTTAGGAGCAATTACAAAAGCTGAAATTTATATGATATGTATAGCTATAATCGGCTTAATTTTATGGGTGGGTTCATCATTTTTTAAGATAAATGCCACAACAACAGCATTGATTATGTTAGTTTTAATGACAGCAGCAAAAACAATAACTTGGAATGATTTTCTAAGCAATAAACAGGCGTGGAATACTTTTGTTTGGTTTGGCACACTAGTAACTATGGCTGCAGGGCTTAAAAATGTTGGATTTTTAGACTATTTGGCTAAAAATTTGGGTTCAAATTTAGTTAATATAGAGCCTAACTTTGCACTCATTTTATTAGTGATATTTTTTAGTCTGTTGAGATATTTCTTTGCTTCTGGTACAGCCTATGTTACAGCAACTGTAGCGATTTTTGTAACGATAGCAAACGCTATCCCAGGTCTTGATCCAGCGCTTACTATGTTGGTACTTTGTTTGCCAATGGGATTTATGGGAATTTTAACGCCTTATGGAACTGGTTGTTCTCCACTTTGGTTTGGATCGCACTTTATTCTTGGACCGAAATTTTTTGCACTTGGGGCAATTTTTGGGGCAATTTATCTTTTGATATTTATAGTGCTAGGAATTCCGTGGGTTAAATTTATATTTTCCACTCTAAATTTAGGATGA
- a CDS encoding TetR/AcrR family transcriptional regulator, translated as MHKNGTKNLKTQKTKDRYELIISAGLELFLKNGFTNTSLNDIINKSGGSLSTIYKLFGNKEGLFKAIIDRGVQKIHSDISKKISLEDSDDLEEFLYKFAEEFIGVAFKDESFLLKKVIFSESFNKQSQICQIFYERGVKFINQILINFFSKPSIRSKFKDQNLEILAARFCFILEEPFSIDKVVFSKHFSMTEDEQKKWVKNCVDFFLRGAIN; from the coding sequence ATGCATAAAAATGGAACTAAAAATTTAAAAACACAAAAGACAAAAGACAGATATGAGCTAATCATATCTGCCGGTTTGGAACTATTTTTAAAAAATGGTTTTACAAACACTAGTTTAAATGATATTATAAACAAGAGTGGCGGATCGCTTTCGACCATATACAAACTTTTTGGTAATAAAGAAGGGCTTTTTAAAGCCATAATCGATCGCGGTGTTCAAAAAATTCACTCAGATATCAGCAAAAAAATATCTTTAGAAGATTCTGATGACTTAGAGGAATTTTTATATAAATTTGCCGAAGAATTTATAGGTGTAGCCTTTAAAGACGAATCTTTTTTGCTTAAAAAAGTTATATTTAGCGAGTCATTTAACAAACAATCCCAAATTTGTCAGATATTTTATGAGAGAGGGGTTAAATTTATAAACCAAATTCTAATTAATTTTTTCTCAAAACCATCTATAAGATCTAAATTTAAAGATCAAAATTTAGAGATCCTAGCCGCTAGATTCTGTTTTATACTAGAAGAACCATTTTCTATAGATAAAGTAGTATTTTCAAAACATTTTTCTATGACTGAAGATGAACAAAAAAAATGGGTGAAAAATTGTGTTGATTTCTTTTTAAGAGGGGCTATTAATTAA
- the ccoG gene encoding cytochrome c oxidase accessory protein CcoG, whose translation MSDCMHSCSQTHYAKKRYAIYAIVTFIALVLPFIRINDNHFFLLSFDKKQLHLFFTSFDMQELYLMPFLLIILFLSIFFITTLGGRIWCGWACPQTVFRVIYRDLIQTKILKIRKNIRDKQKKFDGDYFKKTIGVLLWTCLALIAASNFLWYFVPPEDFFSYLSDPLEHKFLLGILTCITAFIVYDVTILAENFCIYVCPYARVQSVMFDNDTVQVIYDEKRGGKIYDGHTKIGKKPLEPDAECIGCEACVHICPTHIDIRKGMQLECINCLECSDACSAVMGKLGKKSLINWTSSKSLQTRQKVNYFRFRTIAYMVVLSIAVIALVIMSTKKEHMLLNINRTTELYKIVANDGKFEVQNAYTFLIQNTQNKEHTYYFDVNDTRIKVSRPKDKIKIAAGGKRKIIVVLTTDETLVKMDKKDTPIDIKINAYATDDHEQIAVTRDTRFVFPKMIELQKAMQKDN comes from the coding sequence ATGTCAGATTGTATGCACTCCTGTTCGCAAACTCATTATGCGAAAAAACGTTACGCAATATATGCTATAGTTACTTTTATAGCACTTGTTTTACCATTTATAAGGATAAATGACAACCACTTTTTTCTACTTAGTTTTGACAAAAAACAGCTCCATCTATTTTTTACGTCATTTGATATGCAAGAGCTATATCTTATGCCGTTTTTGCTTATTATATTATTTCTTAGTATATTTTTTATTACGACTTTGGGTGGGCGTATTTGGTGTGGCTGGGCGTGTCCGCAAACTGTATTTAGAGTTATTTATAGAGATCTTATCCAAACAAAGATACTTAAAATTCGTAAAAATATACGCGACAAACAAAAAAAATTTGATGGTGATTACTTCAAAAAAACCATCGGCGTTCTTCTTTGGACTTGTCTTGCTCTGATAGCAGCTAGTAACTTTTTATGGTATTTCGTGCCACCAGAAGATTTTTTTAGTTATCTTTCAGATCCGCTAGAACATAAATTTTTACTTGGAATTCTCACCTGTATCACTGCTTTTATAGTATATGATGTTACGATTTTGGCTGAGAATTTCTGTATCTATGTATGTCCTTACGCAAGAGTTCAAAGCGTAATGTTTGACAATGACACCGTGCAAGTCATCTACGACGAAAAACGTGGCGGTAAAATATATGATGGGCATACTAAAATAGGCAAAAAACCGCTAGAGCCTGACGCTGAGTGTATAGGATGTGAAGCTTGCGTACATATCTGTCCTACTCACATAGACATAAGAAAAGGTATGCAACTTGAGTGTATAAACTGCTTAGAGTGCAGTGATGCTTGTTCGGCAGTTATGGGAAAACTTGGCAAAAAAAGCCTTATCAACTGGACTAGCTCAAAATCACTACAAACAAGGCAAAAAGTAAATTATTTTAGATTTAGAACTATCGCTTATATGGTGGTTTTATCTATCGCTGTGATAGCCTTAGTAATAATGAGTACAAAAAAAGAGCATATGCTATTAAACATAAACCGCACAACCGAGCTATATAAAATAGTTGCAAACGATGGTAAATTTGAAGTACAAAATGCATATACATTTTTGATCCAAAATACGCAAAACAAAGAGCATACGTATTATTTTGACGTAAATGATACTAGGATAAAGGTAAGCAGACCAAAAGATAAGATAAAGATTGCTGCTGGTGGAAAACGTAAGATCATAGTTGTGCTAACGACAGATGAAACTCTAGTAAAAATGGATAAAAAAGATACTCCTATCGATATCAAAATCAACGCTTACGCTACTGATGATCATGAACAAATCGCAGTCACAAGAGATACTAGATTTGTATTTCCAAAAATGATAGAGCTACAAAAAGCAATGCAAAAAGATAATTAA
- the rpsU gene encoding 30S ribosomal protein S21 gives MPGVKVHPNESFDEAYRRFKKQTDRNLVVTEVRARRFFEPMTEIRKKQKISARKKMLKRLYMLRRYESRL, from the coding sequence GTGCCAGGAGTAAAGGTGCATCCTAATGAGTCTTTTGATGAGGCTTATAGACGTTTTAAAAAACAGACTGATCGTAACTTAGTTGTTACCGAGGTTCGCGCTAGAAGATTTTTTGAGCCTATGACTGAAATTCGTAAAAAACAAAAAATTTCAGCTCGTAAAAAAATGCTTAAAAGACTTTATATGCTTAGACGTTATGAGTCTAGACTCTAA
- a CDS encoding hydrogenase 3 maturation endopeptidase HyCI, with translation MSKTKKEFKKALLCIGNKMRGDDAVGLYVGKLVEEQMPSWRVFFGQDVPENEFGALREFDPDIIVVVDAMSGFKDDKIEFFDLSNERDYIYSTHNLPTPVLLSYLRTITPKTLFLGISVLLENVLNFEEGLSQNAKISAKKAVQKIKEIDLNLK, from the coding sequence ATGTCTAAAACCAAAAAAGAATTTAAAAAAGCCCTGCTTTGCATAGGCAACAAAATGAGAGGCGATGACGCCGTTGGTTTATACGTGGGCAAGCTAGTAGAAGAGCAGATGCCTAGCTGGAGAGTATTTTTTGGACAAGACGTGCCTGAGAACGAATTTGGCGCTCTGCGTGAGTTTGATCCTGATATCATTGTGGTAGTCGATGCGATGAGTGGCTTTAAAGATGATAAAATAGAGTTTTTTGACCTTAGCAACGAGAGAGATTATATCTACTCCACGCATAATCTACCAACTCCAGTTTTACTAAGCTATCTTAGAACTATCACGCCAAAAACGCTGTTTTTAGGTATCTCTGTGCTACTTGAAAACGTTCTTAACTTTGAAGAAGGTCTTAGCCAAAACGCAAAGATATCTGCCAAAAAGGCAGTGCAAAAGATAAAAGAGATAGATTTAAATTTAAAATAA
- a CDS encoding formate hydrogenlyase maturation HycH family protein, whose protein sequence is MIQVWKLTKRHVDENAELPQIYKQIVTFSTCVGHGVGTIDFNEKIAEFDDEQWNKMLDSSDEYVKFKLGNVNKYFEVEILPTHAKVLKDKLPNSKFRDILSSLDEGYIVLKRAKNV, encoded by the coding sequence GTGATACAGGTCTGGAAACTCACAAAACGCCACGTTGATGAAAACGCCGAACTTCCACAAATTTACAAACAGATAGTCACGTTTAGCACTTGCGTAGGGCACGGCGTAGGAACGATAGATTTCAACGAAAAGATAGCCGAATTTGATGATGAACAGTGGAATAAAATGCTTGATAGCAGTGATGAATATGTCAAATTTAAACTCGGAAATGTAAATAAATATTTTGAAGTAGAGATCTTACCTACTCACGCAAAAGTGCTAAAAGACAAGCTTCCAAACTCAAAGTTTAGAGATATACTTTCTAGCTTAGATGAAGGCTATATCGTCCTAAAAAGAGCTAAAAATGTCTAA
- a CDS encoding NADH-quinone oxidoreductase subunit B family protein, translated as MYVVPDDRSNDLNSKLNLLKNIKRSFSVFRIDCGSCNGCEIEIFATLSPLWDPERFGFKLVANPRHADILIVSGPITRQMYYPLLRAYEATPDPKIVVGFGACGVSGGIFHDSYAVWGGANKVLPVDVFVPGCPPHPASIIYALATAVGLIEQKLEKQSFKDDDLLPNLTQKSLLDDASFERDLLVKAKFLMSYIYGRVLYDKFITALKTCVDPKDPILAKDALSLAIKEQEDPRYAECLALLFNEIYLKYANASNEFYINLDQIWDKK; from the coding sequence ATGTATGTTGTACCTGATGATAGATCAAATGATCTAAACTCAAAGCTAAATTTACTCAAAAACATAAAACGCAGTTTTAGCGTGTTTCGCATAGACTGCGGAAGCTGTAATGGCTGTGAGATAGAGATATTTGCCACTCTTAGTCCGCTTTGGGATCCAGAGCGATTTGGATTTAAACTAGTAGCAAACCCACGCCACGCAGACATTCTCATAGTCTCAGGACCTATCACTAGACAGATGTACTATCCGCTTCTTAGAGCCTACGAAGCCACTCCAGATCCAAAGATAGTAGTTGGCTTTGGCGCGTGCGGAGTGAGCGGCGGGATATTTCACGATAGTTACGCAGTTTGGGGTGGAGCAAATAAGGTTTTACCAGTTGATGTATTTGTGCCTGGTTGCCCACCTCATCCAGCAAGTATTATCTATGCTTTAGCAACCGCGGTCGGTCTGATAGAACAAAAGCTAGAAAAACAGAGCTTCAAAGATGATGATTTACTACCAAATTTAACTCAAAAATCGCTACTTGATGATGCTTCTTTTGAGCGCGATCTACTTGTAAAAGCTAAGTTTTTGATGAGCTATATATATGGCAGAGTTTTATATGATAAATTTATAACCGCTCTAAAAACTTGTGTCGATCCAAAAGATCCGATTCTTGCAAAAGACGCACTTAGCTTAGCCATAAAAGAGCAAGAAGATCCAAGATATGCTGAGTGTCTAGCTCTGCTTTTTAATGAAATTTATCTAAAATACGCAAATGCTTCAAATGAATTTTATATAAATTTAGATCAAATTTGGGATAAAAAGTGA
- a CDS encoding formate hydrogenlyase complex iron-sulfur subunit, whose amino-acid sequence MKIYDIVKKTGIVTSKYPYEPYIVEEYFRGKPTYNYANCIGCAACGVACPSNAISVKWESEKKSIKWRYDCGRCIFCGRCDEVCPTAAIRLSNDFELTVKFDKSALIQEGELESELCSVCGKAFLSKKFIQFCEQRLSTLSEQRLEEAKKYLLICPSCKKNRVVEMMTNKEYKAVK is encoded by the coding sequence ATGAAGATTTATGATATAGTCAAAAAAACAGGTATCGTCACAAGCAAATATCCATATGAACCTTATATAGTAGAAGAGTATTTTAGGGGCAAACCGACGTATAATTATGCAAACTGCATAGGTTGCGCGGCTTGCGGGGTAGCTTGTCCTAGCAACGCCATAAGCGTAAAATGGGAGAGTGAGAAAAAATCCATAAAATGGCGATATGATTGTGGTAGATGTATATTTTGCGGTCGTTGCGACGAGGTATGTCCTACTGCGGCTATAAGGCTAAGTAATGACTTCGAACTTACGGTTAAATTTGATAAATCAGCACTCATCCAAGAAGGAGAGTTAGAAAGTGAGCTATGCAGTGTTTGTGGTAAAGCGTTTTTGAGTAAAAAATTCATTCAGTTTTGTGAGCAAAGGCTTAGCACTTTAAGCGAACAAAGGCTAGAAGAAGCTAAAAAATACCTACTTATCTGTCCTAGTTGTAAGAAAAATAGAGTAGTAGAGATGATGACAAACAAAGAGTATAAGGCGGTAAAATAA
- a CDS encoding NADH-quinone oxidoreductase subunit C, which produces MIGNKFIDILKSEFNILETSRQCEDQITILVDRNDLPKVVHKLYYGIGGWLSSMVANDERSINKSYALYYVLSMEGSKMSKEDGTIDEIESSEKCFITVKTLIPQNDPCYPSVTPLVPACVWYEREAYDMFGLVAEGLPDKRRLVLSDDWPENLYPLRKDAMDYKFRPDPVQPKDEPDYEFMRPNGSVTDIPLGPLHITADEPGHFRLYCDGDTIVDADYRLFYQHRGMEKLAENRLNYNQMSYLAERVCGICGFAHSIACVEAVERGIGLEIPRRAQAIRVMSSEIERMHSNLLNLGLACEVTGNYTAFMHIFRVREYTLELAQLITGGRKTYGTIVIGGVRRDITLNEIKKSYEILEKIGTQLDEIWQVVMEDKRQIGRWKGIGILDKQVARDFSPVGPNVRGSGFKRDTRYDHTYGFYKELELTPNVQFGGDVLSRELVRYNDCKQAIRLVKQCLDIMPGGAIFTDTNYRLKPGTYCLGYDEAPRGENIHWIMQGDSQKVYRWRCRASTYNNWSSLRYQLQGNTIADAALIICSLDPCYSCTERVTLVNVKSKKSKVIGEKELKKYCQSLKDSPTKDMR; this is translated from the coding sequence ATGATAGGCAATAAATTTATAGATATTTTAAAGAGTGAATTTAATATTTTAGAAACAAGCAGACAATGTGAAGATCAGATAACTATCTTAGTAGATAGAAACGATCTACCAAAAGTCGTTCATAAGCTATACTATGGTATCGGTGGCTGGCTTTCTAGTATGGTAGCAAACGATGAAAGAAGCATAAACAAAAGCTACGCGCTTTACTACGTTTTGTCTATGGAAGGCTCAAAAATGAGCAAAGAAGACGGAACTATAGATGAGATAGAAAGTAGCGAAAAATGCTTTATCACAGTTAAAACACTTATCCCTCAAAACGACCCTTGTTATCCCTCCGTTACGCCTTTGGTTCCTGCTTGTGTTTGGTATGAAAGAGAAGCTTATGATATGTTTGGTTTAGTAGCTGAGGGCTTACCGGATAAAAGAAGACTAGTTCTTAGCGATGACTGGCCTGAAAATTTATATCCGCTTAGAAAAGATGCTATGGATTATAAATTTCGTCCAGACCCAGTGCAACCAAAAGATGAGCCAGACTATGAGTTTATGCGACCAAACGGCTCTGTAACAGACATACCTTTAGGACCTCTTCATATAACAGCTGATGAGCCGGGGCATTTTAGATTATACTGCGACGGCGACACCATAGTAGATGCTGACTATAGGCTATTTTATCAGCACCGAGGTATGGAAAAACTAGCCGAAAATAGACTAAACTACAACCAAATGAGCTATCTTGCAGAAAGGGTATGTGGAATATGCGGATTTGCTCATTCTATAGCTTGTGTTGAAGCAGTAGAAAGAGGCATCGGGCTTGAAATTCCACGCCGTGCGCAAGCTATCAGAGTTATGAGTAGTGAAATAGAAAGAATGCACTCAAATCTTTTAAATTTAGGCTTAGCTTGTGAAGTTACTGGAAATTATACAGCATTTATGCATATATTTAGAGTTCGAGAATACACACTTGAACTAGCTCAGCTCATAACAGGCGGTAGAAAAACATACGGCACTATCGTGATCGGCGGCGTTAGACGGGATATCACGCTAAATGAGATAAAAAAATCTTATGAAATCCTAGAAAAAATCGGCACCCAACTAGATGAAATTTGGCAAGTTGTTATGGAAGATAAACGCCAAATAGGACGCTGGAAAGGCATAGGCATTCTTGATAAACAAGTAGCACGTGATTTTAGTCCTGTTGGCCCAAACGTACGTGGAAGTGGATTTAAAAGAGATACGAGATATGATCATACTTACGGATTTTACAAAGAGCTTGAGCTTACGCCTAATGTTCAGTTTGGTGGCGATGTATTAAGCAGGGAATTAGTTCGCTATAATGACTGCAAACAAGCCATCAGGCTAGTAAAACAGTGCCTTGATATAATGCCTGGAGGCGCTATTTTTACAGATACTAATTATAGGCTAAAACCTGGAACTTACTGCTTAGGATACGACGAAGCCCCACGCGGAGAAAATATACACTGGATCATGCAAGGCGACTCTCAAAAAGTATATCGCTGGAGATGCAGAGCTTCTACGTACAATAACTGGTCAAGCCTAAGATATCAGCTACAAGGAAATACCATAGCAGATGCCGCACTTATCATATGTAGTTTGGATCCTTGCTACTCTTGTACTGAACGCGTAACTTTAGTAAATGTAAAAAGCAAAAAGTCAAAAGTGATAGGCGAAAAAGAGCTTAAAAAATACTGCCAAAGCCTAAAAGATAGCCCAACAAAGGATATGAGATGA
- a CDS encoding proton-conducting transporter membrane subunit — protein sequence MDILFLILLLPLVCSLILFISPLNLRVLSALHILCSAVVSLALLYAISRVLRVGTIYAFNDMLFLDSLGAVFLVLISLSGFCVNLYSTSYFKWNLNSNYLNLKQIKINFVLSYITTFAMTLSCISNNMAIMWAALEATTLATVFMVALKNDKLSLESGYKYTVICSVGLAFAMFATILLYSSSLNTIHDEKSAILFSNLILQATNLNPDVLKLIFIFALIGFGTKAGLVPTHTWLPDAHAQGPAPTSAMLSGIVIKCAMLGLLRYYAIASNATIGDFSEQVMLISGTLTLFVSAFFLIRQHDIKRMFAYHSVAHMGVIAFGLGVGGKIGVFAAVFHCAAHSFTKALAFLTTGNTARIYGTNNMDKMGNMVRLAPLTTALFGISICSLVGVPGFAIFVSEFLTFKAAVLSGQFMAVALFAVALTIIFIADFSHFFMASFGEVKGDIKFKKEMSLWENIPLILLAFLVISFGVWQFESFWTLVQNSVTIIKGN from the coding sequence TTGGATATTTTATTTTTGATCTTACTACTTCCTTTAGTTTGTTCTCTTATCTTATTTATATCTCCTTTAAATTTAAGAGTTTTAAGTGCTCTACATATACTTTGTAGCGCGGTAGTATCTTTAGCTTTACTTTATGCAATCAGTAGAGTTTTGAGAGTAGGAACTATTTACGCATTTAACGATATGCTATTTTTAGACTCTTTAGGGGCAGTGTTTTTAGTGCTTATAAGTCTGAGTGGATTTTGCGTAAATTTATACTCAACTAGTTATTTTAAATGGAATTTAAACTCAAACTATTTAAATTTAAAACAGATAAAAATAAATTTTGTTTTATCATATATAACCACTTTTGCTATGACTTTAAGCTGTATTAGCAACAATATGGCGATAATGTGGGCGGCTCTTGAAGCAACCACTCTAGCAACTGTATTTATGGTAGCCTTAAAAAACGATAAGCTCTCACTTGAAAGCGGATACAAATACACAGTTATCTGCTCAGTCGGTTTAGCGTTTGCTATGTTTGCAACTATACTTTTATACTCTTCTAGTTTAAATACCATACACGATGAAAAAAGCGCGATACTATTTTCAAATTTAATACTTCAAGCTACAAATTTAAATCCCGATGTTTTAAAGCTTATATTCATATTTGCATTAATCGGTTTTGGTACAAAAGCAGGACTCGTGCCTACTCACACTTGGCTTCCTGACGCTCACGCACAAGGTCCCGCTCCAACTTCGGCTATGCTTAGCGGAATTGTTATAAAATGCGCTATGCTAGGACTTTTGCGCTACTACGCTATCGCTTCAAATGCGACCATAGGTGACTTTAGTGAGCAAGTGATGCTAATAAGTGGCACATTAACGCTTTTTGTATCGGCATTTTTTCTTATCAGACAACACGATATAAAAAGGATGTTTGCCTACCATTCAGTAGCACATATGGGAGTTATCGCTTTTGGGCTTGGAGTCGGTGGAAAAATAGGCGTTTTTGCAGCAGTTTTTCACTGCGCGGCTCATAGTTTTACGAAAGCTTTAGCATTTCTTACTACAGGAAACACAGCTAGAATTTATGGCACAAATAATATGGATAAAATGGGAAATATGGTGCGTTTAGCGCCACTCACAACTGCTTTATTTGGCATATCTATCTGCTCACTTGTCGGCGTTCCAGGGTTTGCTATCTTTGTAAGTGAGTTTTTGACGTTTAAAGCAGCGGTTTTAAGCGGTCAATTTATGGCAGTAGCATTATTTGCCGTGGCTTTAACCATCATCTTTATAGCCGATTTTTCACACTTTTTTATGGCGAGTTTTGGTGAAGTTAAAGGCGATATTAAATTTAAAAAAGAGATGAGCTTATGGGAAAACATACCACTTATCTTACTTGCGTTTTTAGTGATAAGTTTTGGTGTATGGCAGTTTGAGAGCTTTTGGACATTAGTGCAAAATAGCGTTACGATTATAAAAGGGAACTAA